ACAATGGGGAAGCTTTGGAGAGGAATGCATGCCTCAGACAGGAGAATGAACCATTCATTTGATAAATCAAGTAATGCATTAGCAAGGAGTCTTCTCTCAGCATCACACATGCTCATCCTCCCCCACTCCGTAACCTGCATAGAAGAGGGATTCAATACGACAACGACAAGTAATATTTAGAAGTTGAGAGACAACTGCCAGCATGAGAAATGTAAATAGAATATGACaatgttaaaaataagttaatttGTAATTCTCTTGAATTATCTCCAAGAGTCTAGATGATTCTAGTTATAAGTAATGAGTCAAATATTCAATGTAAGCAATGGAAGGTCTCCTGAACTTATTCATGAACCTTATTAATGATCTAAACTCATAGTCTTCCTAGTCTATCTATATAAAGACTAGATGGATCAGTTGTAAATTAAGccagcaagtaataatatataaagaaaagcttTCTGTCTTCTTCCTTTATCAGTTCTGATCCCAAcaaatttggtatcagagccaggttcatTCCTGACCTCCAAAACACTTAAGTTTCATAAAccctcttatatatataatggcaGCATCTAGTGAAGTGTTATTCAACTATGCACAAAGCAGTATTCCTATTTTTAACGGTGAAAGCTATGACTTCTGGAGCATCCAGATGAAGACGTTATTCATCTCTCATGACTTATGGGACTTGGTAGAAGATGGCTATGAAGCTGGAGCAACGCAAGAAGAAATTGCATCCTGGTCAGCGGCTAAGCAGAATGAATTTAAGAATAATAAGAAGAAAGATGCCAGGGCTTTACTCTTTATTCAGCAAGGAGTCAGTAAAGCAATATTTCCACGTATTATGGGTGCAAAAACGTCAAAAGAAGCATGGGATCTTTTGCGGAATCAGTTTCAAGGCTATGAAGCAGTAATTTCAGTAAAGCTGCAATCGCTATGGAGAGAatttgacaacctgcagatGAAAGAAAGTGAAAGTATTCAGGACTTCTTCTCTAAGGTGTCAACAATCATTAATCAGATTCGAAGTTATGGAGATACTTTGGATGATAAAAAAgttgttcataaaattttaagaagccTGCCAGCGAAGTTCGAGCATGTAGTAGCAGCGATTGAAATTTCTAAGGACTTGTCCAAATTAACGGTGGATGAACTTATGGGCGCTCTTGAAGCTAACGAGGAAAGAATTCGCAGATTCTCAAATCAGCCCCTGGAGCAAGCTTTTCAAGCAAAAATCAGCATAAGCAACAAAAACGGTGAAGTAAATCAGGAGAACGAAGCACGAAGAAACTACAGCAGGAATCAAAATACTAGAAGAAGGAATCAGAATTTTCAAGGAAGAGGAGGAACgcgaaattttaatcaaagaaGCAACTTCAACAATTCCAAATGTATCATCTGCAAGCGATCAAATCATGAGTCAAAAAATTGCAAATTCAGATGCAAAAGGTGCAAAGTTTCTAACCATTCTCAGAGAGACTGCTGGTTCCAAAACAGAACTCAAGCAAATGCAAATTTTTCGGAGGAGAGTGAAGAGACACATGTGACTTTTTCATGTATGAATGACCAGCAAGTGCAGCAAAAGAAGTGGTATATTGATAGCGCTTGTAGCAATCACATGACAGGCAGCAAGGAGCTTTTTTCAGAGCTTGATGAAAGCCATAAATCTGAAGTAAAGATTGGAGATGGAAAAATgctgaaaattgaaggaaaagGCATCATTACATTCTGCTCTAAAGAAGGTATGACTCTAAACATCGCTGATGTTCACTACGTTCCTGAATTAACTCAAAATTTGTTGAGTATTGGCCAACTGATGCAAAGAGGTTTCTCAATAAATTTCGATGATGAGCATTGTGTTATTTTTgataagaagaagaaatttaCAGTGGCAAGAGTTAAAATGATTTCAAATAAAACCTTTCCATTATCTATGCCATTGGAAGGTAATGTTGCGTTGAAAGTTGAGCAGAATGATGATTCATTTGTATGGCATCTAAGATACGGGCATCTCAACTTCAATGGTCTTAAGCTATTGAAAGATAAAAACATGGTTATAGGCCTGCCATGTATCTCCAAAATCAATAAAGTCTGTGAAGGTTGCATATATGGAAAGATGCACAGATTGTCGTTCCCGAAAACAGCCTGGAGAGCAAGGGCTCCATTAGAACTGGTTCACTCTGATATATGTGAATCAAGGACTCCTTCACTCAATGGCAGCAAATATTTTCTCTTGTTTGTGGATGACTACACTAGAATGATGTGGGTGTATTTTCTGAAGCAAAAATCTGAGGCGTTCATCTCATTTATTCACTTCAAGGCGTTGGTGGAAAATCAAAGTGGAAGAAAAATAAAGACACTCAGGACTGATCGTGGTGGGGAGTATTTATCTCAACCCTTTCTTAATTACTGCAAAGAAAAAGGTATAAGGAGGCAGCTAACGATAAGGTATAGTCCTCAACAAAACGGCGTTGCAGAACGGAAGAATCGGACAATAGTCGAGATGGCCAGAAGCATGTTAAAAGCAAAAGGTTTGTCAAATattttctgggcagaagctgtttgCACAGCTATCTATCTTCTGAATATCTCTCCAACAAAGGCGGTATTCAATAAAACGCCTTATGAAGCTTGGTATAAGCAGAAACCAGAAGTACATCAACTCAAAGTGTTTGGATGCATCGCCTATTCTCATATTCCAGCACAACACAGAGAGAAATTTGATGAGAAAGGAGAGAAGCTGCTATTTCTTGGCTACAGCGAAGAATCAAAAGGCTATCGCCTCTTTAATCCTGCCACAAAGAAATTTGTGATCTCCAGAGATGTAATTTTTGATGAAACAAAACAGTGGAACTTTCAGAACAATACATCTCAACCATCACTTCAGAATGTGCCAACAATATCTCCAGAAATGTTTGAAGATGTTGTCTTACCAGAAGAAGGATCAAGATTCACAACTGAAGACACCACGGATACGGAAGTACTTAGACATCGTTCAATTCAAGATATTTATGATTCTTGTAACGTGGCATTCTTTACATGTGAACCAAAAGATTTTGAGGATGCTGCAGGAGAAGAAACTTGGAGAAAAGCAATGGATGATGAGATTACTACTATAGAGAAGAATCATACATGGAAACTTGTTGATCCTCCGAAAAATAAAGATATCATAGGACTAAAGTGGGTCTATAAGACAAAATACAATGAAGATGGAACTGTCCAGAAGCACAAGGCAAGATTAGTTGCCAAGGGGTATTCTCAGCAACCAGGAATTGATTTCACTGAAACATTTGCTCCGGTGGTTCGTATGGAGACAATCAGATCTGTACTGGCTGTTGCTGCTCAGTTTCAATTACCGGTCTACCAACTTGATGTCAAGTCAGCCTTTCTTAATGGAGAGCTCCAAGAAGAAGTTTACGTGGAGCAGCCTCAAGGGTACATCAAAAAGGGGCAGGAAAAGAAGGTTTATCGTCTTTATAAAGCCTTGTACGGGCTGAAGCAAGCGCCACGTGCTTGGAATGCTAAGATTGATGGTTACTTTCGTAAAAAAGGTTTCCAGAGAAGCAAAAGTGAGCCATccttatatgttaaaaaatCTGGTACGCATGATTTTCTCATTGCGTGTTTATACGTGGATGACTTGATCTATATGGGAACTAATGCTAAATTGGTGGAGGATTTTAAAAGGTCAATGAAAGAAGAATTCGAAATGACTAATCTAGGTCTCATGAAATACTTTCTTGGTATCCAAGTGAAGCAATCTTCTGGTGAAATAACATTATGTCAAGagaagtatattgatgatttgttgaGGAGATTTCATATGGAAAATTGCAAGCCGATGGATACTCCTATGGCTGCAAATCTAAAACTACAGCTTGATGATGGTGCAACAAAGATTGATGCAAGGAGATATCGAAGTCTTGTGGGATCGcttatttatttaacaaatacaAGGCCAGATATAGTTTATCCGGTTAGCCTAGTATCAAGATTTATGCAAGAACCAAGCAGCTTGCATTATTCAGCAGCGAAACGCATTCTTCGTTACTTGAAGGGTACTAAGAATCATTGTTTGAAGTAcacaaaagaagaaaataacAGGCTGACTGGTTATACTGACAGCGACTGGGCTGGTTCTATTGATGATCGCAAAAGCACTTCAGGTTATGTATTTTTCTTGGGAACAAAGCCTATCTCATGGTCATCCAGAAAACAGAAAACTGTTgcactttcttctgcagaggcAGAATATGTCTCGGCTTCAGATGCAGCATGTGAAGCAATCTGGCTCAGGAGAATACTTAATGACGTGGAACAAGTTGAGAAAGGGCCGACTACTATATTGTGTGACAACATGTCAGCAATTGCAATGACTAAAAATCCTGTCTTTCATAGCCGCACCAAACATATTGAGCTACGTCATCACTTTATTCGGGATCTGGTGCAAGATGGAGAAGTTTCGCTAAAGTTCATCAACACAAATGAGCAAGTTGctgatattttcacaaaatcaGTCTCAACtgagaaatttacaaaattcaaGGAAAGTTTAGGAATTACAAATTAAGAGGGGgtgttaaaaataagttaatttGTAATTCTCTTGAATTATCTCCAAGAGTCTAGATGATTCTAGTTATAAGTAATGAGTCAAATATTCAATGTAAGCAATGGAAGGTCTCCTGAACTTATTCATGAACCTTATTAATGATCTAAACTCATAGTCTTCCTAGTCTATCTATATAAAGACTAGATGGATCAGTTGTAAATTAAGccagcaagtaataatatataaagaaaagcttTCTGTCTTCTTCCTTTATCAGTTCTGATCCCAACAGACAAAGGGCTATTAAAAAACCCGAGGGTAGCCTGTCATTGATCATGACATTGATAGTCAGGTAGGTCATCACATACCCAATATAATAAGGATTTCACTGAGCTTCTATTCAGTGATAGATTTATTATATAGAGAATGAAAGATCGGTAGAAAGCAACTGTCTAGGACAGAGGGTGAAAACTCCACCTCTTCTCTAAGCAGTCAAATATGGAAAACTCTGGCAAGAACAAGCTAATAGCTGTGATGAGAGAATCTCATCAGATATAACATGGCAAAAACCCTCGTGTCAAATCCCTCTTCCTTGGTCGTAGAAATGCAAAAGATATATAGCAAGAGTTGATATCTGTTTGTTACTGCACTGGCAAACTTGCAGGTTTTTACAGACACACCTCTCAAGTCTCAATAGTAGAGGAAGACTTGCATACATATTACGTTAATTATAAttggaaattaaaatatttgtctGTCctgataaaaataaatcacaGCTAGTTTCTCTGCTTTATATCCCCTGCAGATTTTACTAAGTCAACAACAAAATGACAGCTAGTTCTCTGTTTTCCTGTTATAATTAAAGAGACACTTACTAAACTACAAAGCATAGAAATACCTATTCCaaatgtattaaatttttataaataaatcttaaacTAATTTTCAGCAAATTCCTACTTAAGAGGATGTAGAAGGTACGATATCAAAGCTGAAAACCAGTTTTATATACAAAAGCATGGTGAATTAGTGTTGGACACAATCTTTAAGTTTTAGTGCCTCAACAGTTGCTTTAACTGATACAGGCAAAGGTAGAACGCAAAAAGCAGACTCAAAGTTCTTCAGTTCCATCTTGAgaaacaataaattattaacaaatattgCACTCGAATATGATGAAGCTCAGTAAATATAATTACTTTATTGGAATTCACATAAATGATTCTCTGCGAAAGAGTAACTTTTTTGGAGCTACCCAAAGGTAGGATGGTATCATGGTACGATGTAATACACAAAAACTCCCGCCCCAAGATAGTGTATAtcaatcatataatacattcaAGCATGTGACGAAAGTTGTCAAAAAAAACATGTGACGAAATGAAAAATATAGGGATTGTCATACCTGACTGGGAATTTGCCTCCGATAGAAAACTGATGAAGGAGGATAGCTTTCATTATACATAGGTAGTGCATGTATATAAATTGTATACTTCTCTATATGCCCCTTAGAAAACCTTTCCCAGAGAGGAGCCATAGGAAGTGGCCCCCTTGTCAAGAACATAAAGGCAAGTTTAGGAACCCTCTTGAACgggtataattttatttgagaatCAAATGAAGCCCGCCAAAGCAGTTGAGAATCATTCATCTGGTGCCACACTTTTGATGGAGGCTTTATCCAACTCTTAAAGTCATTTGGTTCTTTAAAAGATGGCTGAATTTTACTACTTGTTACCGGGATAACAGCATTCTCAAATCTAAAATGCCGGCTCATAAACATACTAAAAATCGTCAAGGCAATGCCCATGCCTAGAAATATCAAAAAGAACTGTAATAACCTAACCGGCAAAACCCTAGGCTGACTACTTCTAATTGCCATCGAAGGTTCCTTACCTTCCTCCATTGCCATTAATCTCGCCTGCATCATTACTTCAGCCTCTAATCACTTCCAATTTCTCCGAAGCACCCAACAAAACTTCCAAATCCAAAACCACAATCCAAATAGATTTCACACCACAAATCCACCCAAATCTATTACCACCAAATGGCAACCCTAAacaacaacaaaataaaatataaaataaaatcaaacataACATAACAAATTCAATAACAAGAATCAACAAAActcaaaaaatcacaaaatattAAACTACACAGCTAATATAAATGAGCAACATACACAATCATGTAAGCATATTCAAGGATCAAAATCTTTGTCATTTtgcaaaaacataaaaataaaattaatggaTGATTTGAACTCagaaaaatcacaaaatatTTACTCTACACAGCTAGCCATCTGATCCACAGCTAATATGAATGAGCAGCATACAAAACTATGTAAGCATATTCAAGCATCAAATCTTTggcctttttaaaaaaa
This genomic window from Daucus carota subsp. sativus chromosome 7, DH1 v3.0, whole genome shotgun sequence contains:
- the LOC108194098 gene encoding glycosyltransferase BC10, encoding MMQARLMAMEEGKEPSMAIRSSQPRVLPVRLLQFFLIFLGMGIALTIFSMFMSRHFRFENAVIPVTSSKIQPSFKEPNDFKSWIKPPSKVWHQMNDSQLLWRASFDSQIKLYPFKRVPKLAFMFLTRGPLPMAPLWERFSKGHIEKYTIYIHALPMYNESYPPSSVFYRRQIPSQVTEWGRMSMCDAERRLLANALLDLSNEWFILLSEACIPLQSFPIVHLYISRSWYSFMEIYDDPGPFGRGRYNDNMEPVVNLTNWRKGSQWFEINRKLVVAVVEDDTFYPKFEQFCRPACYVDEHYFQTMLSIRWPHRLANRTLTWVDWSRGGAHPGTFGKADMTKEFFKKMFDGQTCLYNNQPT